The following proteins are co-located in the Shouchella hunanensis genome:
- the ruvX gene encoding Holliday junction resolvase RuvX, translating to MKILGLDVGTKTIGIALSDAFGWTAQGLKTIRRNESNEAEDFKQIVSLIEEHAVQTVVVGYPKNMDGTIGASGQRSEQFVAQLSEYVSIHTELWDERLTTMAAERVLVDADVSRKKRKKVIDQMAARLILQGYLDRRSYTK from the coding sequence ATGAAAATACTCGGACTAGATGTAGGGACGAAAACGATTGGCATTGCATTAAGTGATGCATTTGGTTGGACTGCTCAAGGTTTGAAAACGATTAGAAGAAATGAATCGAATGAAGCAGAGGACTTTAAACAAATTGTATCTTTAATAGAAGAGCATGCTGTTCAAACTGTTGTTGTTGGTTATCCTAAAAATATGGATGGAACCATCGGGGCAAGTGGCCAAAGAAGTGAACAGTTCGTCGCACAGTTGTCAGAATATGTTTCCATTCATACCGAGCTTTGGGACGAGCGTTTAACAACGATGGCCGCTGAGCGTGTGTTAGTTGATGCAGATGTTAGTCGAAAGAAACGCAAAAAAGTGATTGACCAGATGGCGGCTCGTTTAATCCTGCAAGGGTATCTCGATCGACGTTCATACACTAAATAG
- a CDS encoding DUF1292 domain-containing protein, whose amino-acid sequence MAQEEKERFVIPDEEGTEHLFDELFRFTVDETNKSYMVLVPVGEEEDDDEEVEVFAFRYEDREDEDNDIAFFPVETDEEWEMIEEMLNTFSEEEDE is encoded by the coding sequence ATGGCACAAGAAGAAAAAGAGCGTTTTGTTATTCCAGATGAAGAAGGTACGGAGCACTTATTTGATGAACTATTCCGTTTTACGGTTGATGAAACAAACAAATCGTATATGGTTTTAGTTCCAGTTGGCGAAGAAGAGGATGACGATGAGGAAGTAGAAGTATTTGCTTTCCGTTACGAAGATCGTGAAGATGAAGACAATGATATTGCCTTCTTCCCAGTTGAAACAGATGAAGAGTGGGAAATGATTGAAGAAATGTTGAATACATTTT